GGGCCGCACCGGCTGGTACCTCCGCGTGCTGGAAGAGGGCCCCGTGCGCCAGGGCGACGTCCTGGAGCTGCTCGAGCGCCCCTTCCCCGCCTTCACCGTCGCCTTCGCCAACCACGCCATGCACGGGCACGCACCCGACGCGGCGGCCGCGCTGGCGGAGTGCCCCCTGCTGACGCCGGGCTGGCGCGATTCGCTGCGCCGCCGTGCCCAGGGCACCCGCGGGGATGACCGCCCCAGGCTCGTGGGCCCCAACTCCGCTGACTGAGCGACACCCACTACCTGGCAAGTGGGCCCCCAGGTCTTGTTCCCAGTGACGGCCGAAGAGCAGGCAGCCAGAGGAGCGGCCCCTGCACGCCGGAATCTGGCTGCTCAGGTTCCCGACCAGCAGCAGCCAGCAGCAGCCAGACCCTCACTGGGAGAATCCACATGAAGAAGTTCCTCAAGACCAAGGTCGTTCTCGCGTCCCTGTCCGCCGGCTTCCTCGTCTTCGGTACCGCCTGTAAGTCGGACTCGGGCGCCACGAAGGAAGAGCCCACGACGGGGACGACGACAGGCGGAGACACGACGGGCACCGGCACCATGGGGGGTGACACCTCCGGCACGGGAACGGGAACCGACCCGGCGGGCACGGGCACCGGCACCACCACGGACCCGGGCACGGGCGGCACGGGCATGGATGACCCGACGATGAGCCCCGAGACGGGCGGCAGCATGGACCCGGGCACGGGCGGCACGGGCACCGGCACGGGCATGGAGGACGACCCGTCCATGGACCCGGCCCCTGACACGGGCACCATGGACCCGGGCACGGGCGGCGCGGGCACGGGCACGGGCACCGGCAGCGACATGGGCACGGACACCAGCGACGACACCACGCTGGACCCGGGCACGGGCGGCAGCGGCACGGGCATGACGGAGCCGGAGAAGTCCGACACGGGCAGCGGCGCCTCCGTCCCGGAGACCGGCGGCCAGAAGAACTAGCCGTCCCCCTGACCTGACCCCATGAAGCAGTGGACGGTGCCCGCGCGGCCTGCCGCGTGGGCATCGCCATTACAGGCTGCGACTGAACTCCGAAAGACCCACTTCGAGGGACGGAGGCCGATTCGGGGGCACGGAGCCTCTCGCCGCATCATTCGAGAAGCGCTCGGCGGCAGGCCAGCAGTCGCTCTCGCGGCCACTATATTTGGGGTACTCCGTGCCTTCGTCGACAGGTCCCCCCTCCAAATAGAAGCGAATCCACGTTTCGATGTTCCGCTTCGGCACGAGGTGGGAAATCCGCTCATTGCCGCCGCGGAGGGGCATGCCTTCATCGCGCAGCGCCTGCTCCAGGTAGCTCATCCTCGCGGCCACTGTGTTCGCTGGGTCCGCGTCCATGTGGACGATGAGTGCGGCCTGCGTACGCGATGCGCGGCTCCGATGCGCCTCCACCTGCTTCGGGTAGTGTCTGGCAACATATGCATCCCCCGCGCCCCCTTCCAACGAAGGCAAGGCAACGAGCTGGATGCGCCGGGAATCAACTCCATGCCGGATGAGCGCCCTTCGGATGAAGACCTGGGACTGCAAATCCTCGCAAAGGACGACGTACTGGACGCCGTTACCCATCAGCCCACTCGCGCTCGATGGTTTCCGCGGGAGTCAATCCAGGAACCCCCTTGAATGGCTCGAGGCGAACGGGGCCGTCCTCATGCCGGAAGAGCCGCATGCCGTACGACGGCGCCAGGCGGTTCAGCAACTCGGGATGGTGGCTGACGAACCAGACCTGAGGACCGTCGGACGACAGCGTGACGTCGATGACTTCCATCAGCCACGGCTGGATTTCCCTCAGCGCGACATAGTTGTCCGGCTCATCGAAGATGACCAGACGCCCTGGCTTGAGAATCGCATGGCGGAGGACGTAGAGCGCAATCAACGCACGCTGACCGTCTGAGAGCTCTCTGAAGTCGACGGCGTAGGACGCACCCTTTCCCGTCTTGAACCGGGCTTGCAGCTTCGGGCGGACCTTGTCGACTCCCAGGGTTTCAAAGCCGGGAAAGACATGGGCGAGCGAATCCCTGACCCGGAACGCGACCTCAAGGTCCTGAGCGATGCTCCGCGGGTACCACGACGAGAAGTTCCCGAGGTCGGGCACCAGCACATCAGCGCCCTCATCGGTTCTTTCCTTCATGGCCCGTGGGTCTGGCTTGAAGAACCAGACGTCTTCATCCAACCAGCGCTTGAAGGCCATCAGCTTCTTGTTGCTCCTGCTCGCCGCGACGGCACCGAGCCCGGAACGACTCCTATGAGCCGGGAAGGCCGGCCCCGCGCGTCCATCATCGTCGTGGAGTTGCAGCACCCCCTCATCGAAGGTCATCAGCGACGTACCCGCACAACGAAGTGCCTCGCGCTTGACCTGGGCACGCTGCGGCTCGTCGGAATCGTGCTCCACGACGAGCTCGTACTGGTAGATGCCCTCCGGAAGGCGGACATCCAGCTCGATCCGCTGCTCCAGGCGTTGGTCCCATCGGGTCAGCGAGCCACCGGAAAACCACTGGCGCACTTCGACCTCATTGACCACGAGCGACCGTACGAACCATAGCAGTCGGCCGAGTGTCGACTTCCCCGAGCCATTCTCGCCGAGCAGCAGCGCGAGCCGGCCAGGCCTCCACTCGAAGTTGACGAAGCATCGGAAATTGTCGACAAAGATTCGCTCGAGCATTCAGCCCTCCAGGCCCCGTGGAATCACCATCGGCGCCTGCGCGGCTGCTTATACCCCCGTTCCCGCCCACGAGGACACGCATCGCGCGGGCGGGACGAGGCTTCGCTCAGCTCACGCTGACGCCCGGGTAGGAACGCGGCGTCCCCACGGGCTCGATGATGTGCGAGTCACCGCCAGAACCCGGGTTGTTGCCAGGCCCGCCATCCGGTTGCAGTGGCGGAGGGCCGTGGTGGTGCGGGTGCTCTTCGGTGTCCGCGCTCCGGTCGGGCGCGGTGGGGAAGGCCTCCGGTGGAATGTGCAGCACGTCCTTCTTGCTCATGGCTACCTCCTTCCCTCAAAGCTGGGTGCCCTCCAGTCCCCGGGCACCCGCCGCGCCAACGCCTGCTTGAACGGCCGCTCGGGGCTTGGCAGGGTCCGCGGGATGAAGCTCCCCTCCCGACTCCTCCTCGCGCTGAAGTTCCTGCTGGCCTGCGGCTTGCTCCACATCCCGCCCGCGCTCGCACGGCAGCCCTCGCAGCGGAAGGCCTCGCCCACGCAGGTGAAGGGCACCCGCGTCTCGCTCACCCCGCCCGAGGGCTTCACGGAGGCCACGCGCTTCAGCGGCTTCCA
This DNA window, taken from Pyxidicoccus xibeiensis, encodes the following:
- a CDS encoding AAA family ATPase, with product MLERIFVDNFRCFVNFEWRPGRLALLLGENGSGKSTLGRLLWFVRSLVVNEVEVRQWFSGGSLTRWDQRLEQRIELDVRLPEGIYQYELVVEHDSDEPQRAQVKREALRCAGTSLMTFDEGVLQLHDDDGRAGPAFPAHRSRSGLGAVAASRSNKKLMAFKRWLDEDVWFFKPDPRAMKERTDEGADVLVPDLGNFSSWYPRSIAQDLEVAFRVRDSLAHVFPGFETLGVDKVRPKLQARFKTGKGASYAVDFRELSDGQRALIALYVLRHAILKPGRLVIFDEPDNYVALREIQPWLMEVIDVTLSSDGPQVWFVSHHPELLNRLAPSYGMRLFRHEDGPVRLEPFKGVPGLTPAETIEREWADG